A single region of the Phyllostomus discolor isolate MPI-MPIP mPhyDis1 chromosome 14, mPhyDis1.pri.v3, whole genome shotgun sequence genome encodes:
- the PIAS3 gene encoding E3 SUMO-protein ligase PIAS3 isoform X5, with product MAELGELKHMVMSFRVSELQVLLGFAGRNKSGRKHELLAKALHLLKSSCAPSVQMKIKELYRRRFPRKTLGPSDLSLLSLPHGTPPVGSPGSLAPIPPVLLAPGTLLGPKREVDMHPPLPQPVHPDVTMKPLPFYEVYGELIRPTTLASTSSQRFEEAHFTFALTPQQVQQILTSREVLPGAKCDYTIQVQLRFCLCETSCPQEDYFPPNLFVKVNGKLCPLPGYLPPTKNGAEPKRPSRPINITPLARLSATVPNTIVVNWSSEFGRNYSLSVYLVRQLTAGTLLQKLRAKGIRNPDHSRALIKEKLTADPDSEVATTSLRVSLMCPLGKMRLTVPCRALTCAHLQSFDAALYLQMNEKKPTWTCPVCDKKAPYESLIIDGLFMDILKSCSDCDEIQFMEDGSWCPMKPKKEASEVCPPPGYGLDGLQYSPVQEGNPSENKKKVEVIDLTIESSSDEEDLPPTKKHCPVTSAAILALPGSKGVLTSGHQPSSVLRSPAVGTLGGDFLSSLPLHEYPPAFPLGADIQGLDLFSFLHTETQVFLLQN from the exons ATGGCGGAGCTGGGCGAATTAAAG CACATGGTGATGAGTTTCCGGGTGTCTGAGCTCCAGGTGCTCCTTGGCTTTGCTGGCCGGAACAAAAGTGGACGGAAACACGAGCTCCTGGCCAAGGCCCTGCACCTCCTAAAGTCCAGCTGTGCCCCCAGTGTCCAGATGAAAATCAAAGAACTTTACCGCCGACGCTTCCCCCGGAAGACGCTTGGGCCCTCTGATCTCTCCCTACTCTCTTTGCCCCATGGAACCCCTCCTGTAGGCTCCCCTGGTTCTCTAGCTCCCATCCCCCCAGTCCTCTTGGCCCCTGGTACCCTGCTGGGCCCCAAGCGGGAAGTGGACATGcacccccctctgccccagcctgtgcATCCTGATGTCACCATGAAACCATTGCCCTTCTATGAAGTCTACGGGGAGCTCATCCGGCCCACCACCCTTG CATCCACCTCTAGCCAGAGGTTTGAGGAAGCACACTTTACTTTTGCGCTCACACCCCAGCAAGTTCAGCAGATTCTCACATCCAG AGAGGTTCTACCAGGGGCCAAATGTGATTATACCATACAGGTACAGCTAAG GTTCTGTCTCTGTGAGACCAGCTGCCCCCAGGAGGACTATTTCCCTCCCAACCTCTTTGTCAAGGTCAATGGGAAACTGTGTCCCCTGCCG ggtTACCTTCCCCCTACCAAGAATGGGGCTGAGCCCAAGAGGCCCAGCCGCCCCATCAACATCACACCCCTGGCTCGACTCTCAGCCACTGTTCCCAACACCATCGTGGTCAACTGGTCGTCTGAGTTTGGACGG AATTACTCGTTGTCTGTGTACCTGGTGAGGCAGTTGACTGCAGGGACCCTTCTACAAAAACTCAGAGCAAAGGGCATCAGGAACCCAGACCACTCCCGAGCACTGA TCAAGGAGAAACTGACTGCTGACCCCGACAGTGAGGTGGCCACTACAAGTCTCCGGGTGTCACTCATGTGCCCG CTAGGAAAGATGCGCCTGACTGTCCCTTGTCGTGCTCTCACCTGCGCCCACCTGCAGAGCTTCGATGCTGCCCTGTATCTACAGATGAATGAGAAGAAGCCAACGTGGACATGTCCTGTGTGTGACAAGAAGGCTCCTTATGAATCTCTTATCATTGATGG tctATTCATGGATATTCTTAAGTCCTGCTCGGATTGTGATGAGATCCAGTTCATGGAAGATGGATCCTGGTGCCCAATGAAACCCAAGAAGGAGGCATCTGAGGTTTGCCCCCCGCCAGGGTATGGGCTGGATG GCCTCCAGTACAGCCCAGTCCAAGAGGGCAATCCATCAGAGAATAAGAAGAAGGTTGAAGTTATTGACCTGACAATAGAAAGCTCATCAGATGAGGAGGACCTACCCCCAACCAAGAAGCACTGTCCTGTCACCTCAGCTGCCATCCTGGCCCTACCTGGAAGCAAAGG AGTCCTGACATCTGGTCACCAGCCATCTTCAGTGCTACGGAGCCCTGCTGTGGGCACATTGGGTGGAGATTTCCTGTCTAGTCTCCCACTCCATGAGTACCCACCTGCCTTCCCATTGGGGGCAGACATCCAAG gtttagatttattttctttccttcacactGAAACTCAG